Proteins co-encoded in one Halorussus vallis genomic window:
- a CDS encoding NUDIX hydrolase, whose translation METTRHFTATVYVVHDGATALHDHKRLNIHIPPGGHVDRDELPHETAVRECREETGLTPTIVTDNGRIEMDAGRSLPRPRRQMLYDIDVLGGEVAHQHIDHIYYATVENCKIDPADGEESADVWDWYTPTDLREGDFDSDVVEIGTEAIRVVEDDSN comes from the coding sequence ATGGAAACCACGCGCCACTTCACCGCCACGGTGTACGTCGTCCACGACGGCGCAACCGCCCTCCACGATCACAAACGCTTGAACATCCATATCCCGCCGGGCGGCCACGTCGACCGAGACGAACTTCCCCACGAAACCGCCGTCCGCGAGTGCCGAGAAGAAACGGGCCTCACACCGACGATAGTTACCGATAACGGACGTATCGAGATGGACGCGGGCCGGTCGCTTCCCCGTCCGCGTCGGCAGATGCTCTACGACATCGACGTTCTCGGTGGCGAGGTCGCGCATCAACATATAGACCACATCTACTACGCAACGGTCGAAAATTGCAAGATCGACCCTGCTGACGGGGAGGAAAGTGCCGACGTCTGGGACTGGTACACACCTACCGATCTCCGAGAGGGGGACTTCGATTCGGATGTCGTCGAAATCGGAACCGAAGCCATCCGGGTAGTGGAAGACGACTCGAATTAG
- a CDS encoding asparagine synthase C-terminal domain-containing protein, whose translation MHGTSPERAARAARSGDPFPGTRGFAGRLPDGHLVRDVLGRYPVFVDGEAWSFDPADLSNPISLPAGHALSTRESAPVESSPAPTGEDSASDDSGTVAGRAERVFSLPAAAAPTFADAREAVSELGEALGDSLDVPGDGLAVAFSGGVDSAVVAAAVDAPLYVVGFPDSHDVAAARSAARLMGRESDLRVVELSVADVERAVPAVARATGRTNAMDVQIALPLYLAAERAAADGFDRLAVGQGADELFGGYAKVARAPEDPRVEAETVRGAAREVIRTLPDQLERDVLALRGAGVEPVAPLLDDRVVRTALSLSGELLVDSRGERKKAFRLAAREFVPDRVAFREKKAVQYGSLVARELDRLARQAGFKRKVDDHVSKYVASRVDSDA comes from the coding sequence ATGCACGGGACGTCGCCCGAGCGCGCCGCGCGCGCGGCGCGCTCGGGCGACCCGTTTCCCGGTACCCGGGGGTTCGCCGGGCGACTCCCCGACGGTCACCTCGTCCGCGACGTGCTAGGTCGCTACCCGGTGTTCGTCGACGGCGAGGCGTGGAGTTTCGACCCCGCCGACCTGTCGAACCCGATTTCGCTACCCGCGGGTCACGCGCTGTCGACGAGGGAGTCAGCGCCTGTGGAGTCCTCGCCCGCGCCTACGGGCGAGGACTCCGCGAGCGACGACTCCGGGACCGTCGCGGGCCGGGCCGAACGCGTTTTCTCGCTACCCGCCGCCGCCGCGCCGACGTTCGCCGACGCTCGTGAGGCGGTTTCGGAACTCGGGGAGGCGCTCGGCGACAGCCTCGACGTTCCCGGCGACGGACTCGCGGTCGCCTTCTCGGGCGGCGTGGACTCGGCGGTCGTCGCCGCCGCCGTCGACGCGCCGCTGTACGTCGTCGGGTTCCCCGACAGCCACGACGTCGCCGCGGCGCGGTCGGCCGCGCGACTGATGGGTCGCGAGTCGGACCTGCGCGTCGTCGAACTCTCGGTCGCGGACGTCGAACGGGCGGTACCGGCCGTCGCGCGCGCGACCGGCCGGACGAACGCGATGGACGTCCAGATCGCCCTGCCGCTCTACCTTGCGGCCGAGCGGGCGGCGGCCGACGGCTTCGACCGTCTCGCCGTCGGCCAGGGCGCCGACGAACTGTTCGGCGGCTACGCTAAGGTCGCTCGCGCGCCCGAAGACCCCCGCGTCGAGGCCGAGACGGTCCGCGGCGCGGCCCGCGAGGTGATTCGGACGCTCCCCGACCAACTGGAGCGAGACGTGCTGGCGCTCCGCGGCGCGGGCGTCGAACCGGTCGCGCCCCTGCTTGACGACCGGGTCGTCCGGACAGCGCTGTCGCTGTCCGGCGAACTGCTGGTCGATTCGCGGGGCGAGCGCAAGAAGGCGTTCCGTCTGGCCGCCCGCGAGTTCGTCCCCGACCGAGTGGCGTTCCGCGAGAAGAAGGCGGTCCAGTACGGGAGCCTCGTCGCACGCGAACTCGACCGCCTCGCTCGGCAAGCGGGGTTCAAGCGCAAGGTCGACGACCACGTCTCGAAGTACGTCGCCTCGCGGGTCGACTCCGACGCCTAA